A part of Plasmodium sp. gorilla clade G2 genome assembly, chromosome: 8 genomic DNA contains:
- a CDS encoding heat shock protein 70, with protein sequence MKTKIYCYIHYIVLFLIATSTVHTASNNAEETEVAIGIDLGTTYSCVGVCRNGVVDIIANDQGNRTTPSYVAFTDTERLIGDAAKNQASRNPENTVFDAKRLIGRKFLEPTVQSDMKHWPFTVKSGTEGKPMIEVSYQGEKKTFHPEEISSMVLKKMKEVAESYLGKPVKNAVITVPAYFNDSQRQATKDAGAIAGLNVLRIINEPTAAAIAYGLDKKDKNEKNILIFDLGGGTFDVSLLTIEDGIFEVKATSGDTHLGGEDFDNKLVNFCVQDFKKKNGGKDISKNSKSLRRLRTQCEKAKRTLSSSTQATIEVDSLFEGIDYNVNITRAKFEELCLDQFRNTLTPVEKVLKDAKMDKSQIHEIVLVGGSTRIPKIQQLIKDFFNGKEPCKSINPDEAVAYGAAVQAAILSGDQSSAVKDLLLLDVCPLSLGLETAGGVMTKLIERNTTIPTKKNQIFTTYADNQPGVLIQVYEGERSLTKDNNLLGKFQLEGIPPAPRSVPQIEVTFDIDANGILNVTALDKGTGKQNQITITNDKGRLSKDDIDRMVNDAEKYKEEDEQNKNRIEARNNLENYCYNVKNTLQDENLKEKIPKDDSQKCMKTVMSVLDWLEKNPSAEKEEYSEKEKDISSVYNPIMTKLYQGASAQEPQKAEASNLRGRKTQNKEAQNNGPTVEEVN encoded by the coding sequence ATGaagacaaaaatatattgttatatacattatattgttttatttttaattgcaACATCTACAGTACATACAGCTAGTAACAATGCAGAAGAAACAGAGGTTGCAATTGGCATTGATTTGGGTACCACCTATTCCTGTGTTGGTGTATGTAGGAATGGTGTTGTGGATATTATAGCAAATGATCAAGGTAATAGGACTACCCCATCATATGTTGCATTTACAGATACAGAACGATTAATTGGTGATGCTGCTAAAAACCAAGCCTCCAGGAATCCAGAAAATACAGTTTTTGATGCAAAAAGATTAATAGGAAGAAAATTTTTAGAACCAACTGTACAAAGTGACATGAAACACTGGCCATTTACTGTAAAAAGTGGTACTGAAGGAAAACCAATGATAGAAGTATCATATcaaggagaaaaaaaaacattccATCCAGAAGAAATATCTTCAAtggttttaaaaaaaatgaaagaagtTGCAGAGTCATACTTAGGAAAACCAGTTAAAAATGCTGTTATTACAGTTCCAGCTTATTTCAATGATTCACAAAGACAAGCAACAAAAGATGCAGGTGCTATCGCAGGATTAAATGTTTTAAGAATTATTAATGAACCAACAGCAGCAGCTATAGCATATGGTTtagataaaaaagataaaaatgaaaaaaatattttaatttttgattTAGGAGGAGGAACATTTGATGTTTCATTATTAACTATTGAAGATGGTATTTTTGAAGTTAAAGCTACATCAGGAGATACACATTTAGGAGGAGAAGattttgataataaattaGTAAACTTTTGTGTACaagattttaaaaaaaaaaatggaggaaaagatatttcaaaaaattcTAAATCATTAAGAAGATTAAGAACTCAATGCGAAAAAGCAAAACGTACCTTATCATCATCTACACAAGCAACTATTGAAGTTGATTCCTTATTTGAAGGAATTGAttataatgtaaatataacTAGAGCTAAATTTGAAGAGTTGTGTTTAGATCAATTTCGTAATACTTTAACACCTGTTGAAAAAGTCTTAAAAGATGCAAAAATGGATAAGAGTCAAATACATGAAATTGTTTTAGTTGGTGGTTCAACAAGAATTCCAAAAATACAACAACTTATTAAAGACTTTTTTAATGGAAAAGAACCATGTAAATCCATTAATCCAGATGAAGCTGTTGCATATGGTGCAGCTGTACAAGCAGCTATTTTATCAGGAGATCAATCATCAGCTGTCAAAgacttattattattagatgtCTGTCCATTATCATTAGGATTAGAAACAGCAGGTGGTGTCATGACAAAATTAATTGAAAGAAATACAACTATACCaaccaaaaaaaatcaaatctTTACTACATATGCTGATAATCAACCAGGTGTTCTAATTCAAGTGTATGAAGGAGAAAGATCCTTAActaaagataataatttattaggAAAATTTCAATTAGAAGGTATCCCACCAGCACCAAGAAGTGTGCCACAAATTGAAGTTACATTTGATATTGATGCTAATGGTATACTAAATGTAACAGCATTAGATAAAGGTACTGGTAAACAAAATCAAATTACTATTACAAATGATAAAGGAAGATTATCAAAAGATGATATCGATCGTATGGTCAATGATgcagaaaaatataaagaagaagatgaacaaaataaaaatagaatcGAAGCAAGAAACAACCTAGaaaattattgttataaCGTTAAAAACACATTACAAgatgaaaatttaaaagaaaaaataccAAAAGATGATTCACAAAAATGCATGAAAACAGTTATGTCGGTTCTTGATTGGTTAGAAAAAAATCCTTCAGctgaaaaagaagaatatagtgaaaaggaaaaagatATTTCATCAGTATATAATCCCATAATGACTAAATTATATCAAGGTGCATCAGCACAAGAACCACAAAAAGCAGAGGCATCCAACTTAAGAGGTCGCAAAACACAAAATAAGGAAGCACAAAATAATGGACCAACCGTTGAGGAAGTAAATTAA